The Streptomyces sp. P9-A4 genome contains a region encoding:
- a CDS encoding ferritin-like domain-containing protein: MSTRDLYTSAPSAPVWQVPATGSARFSWDYDDGRERLLALYQKGKDKQWDGATRIDWGIEVDPYDPLGTPDEVLTLHGTRHWAKMTEKDKGDLRRHYSSWQFSQFLHGEQGAMICAARIVESVPDLDAKFYSATQTMDEARHAEIYGRFLHDKIGMLYPINDNLQGLLDDTLRDSRWDMPYLGMQVLIEGLALAAFGMIRDTTDKPLPKQILAYVMQDEARHVAFGRMALRDYYKQLTDAELREREEFVIEGCYLMRDRLRGVEVLENFGIPKREAEELSEQSEFLQLFRKLLFSRIVPCVKDIGLWGERLQKAYLDMGVFDLGDSNLDLLMTQDEEIAEALDAERFAREERARVTEVADAIEAGAVEA; encoded by the coding sequence GTGTCGACGCGCGACCTCTACACCTCGGCTCCGTCCGCACCTGTCTGGCAGGTGCCCGCCACCGGCTCCGCCCGCTTCTCCTGGGACTACGACGACGGCCGCGAGCGTCTCCTCGCCCTCTACCAGAAGGGCAAGGACAAGCAGTGGGACGGCGCGACCCGCATCGACTGGGGCATCGAGGTCGACCCGTACGACCCGCTCGGCACCCCCGACGAGGTCCTGACCCTCCACGGCACCCGCCACTGGGCGAAGATGACCGAGAAGGACAAGGGCGACCTGCGCCGGCACTACTCCTCCTGGCAGTTCAGCCAGTTCCTCCACGGCGAGCAGGGCGCCATGATCTGCGCCGCCCGGATCGTCGAGTCCGTGCCCGACCTCGACGCCAAGTTCTACTCGGCCACCCAGACCATGGACGAGGCCCGGCACGCCGAGATCTACGGGCGCTTCCTGCACGACAAGATCGGCATGCTCTACCCGATCAACGACAACCTCCAGGGCCTGCTGGACGACACCCTGCGCGACTCCCGCTGGGACATGCCCTACCTCGGCATGCAGGTCCTCATCGAGGGGCTCGCGCTCGCCGCGTTCGGTATGATCCGCGACACCACCGACAAGCCGCTGCCGAAGCAGATCCTCGCGTACGTGATGCAGGACGAGGCCCGGCACGTGGCCTTCGGGCGGATGGCCCTGCGCGACTACTACAAGCAGCTCACCGACGCCGAACTCCGCGAGCGCGAGGAGTTCGTCATCGAGGGCTGCTATCTGATGCGCGACCGGCTGCGCGGCGTCGAGGTCCTGGAGAACTTCGGCATCCCGAAGAGGGAGGCGGAGGAACTCAGCGAGCAGAGCGAGTTCCTCCAGCTCTTCCGCAAGCTCCTCTTCAGCCGGATCGTCCCCTGCGTCAAGGACATCGGCCTGTGGGGCGAACGCCTCCAGAAGGCCTACCTCGACATGGGCGTCTTCGATCTCGGCGACTCCAACCTCGACCTGCTGATGACCCAGGACGAGGAGATCGCGGAGGCGCTCGACGCGGAGCGCTTCGCGCGGGAGGAACGGGCCCGGGTCACGGAGGTCGCGGACGCGATCGAGGCGGGGGCGGTGGAGGCGTAG
- a CDS encoding peptidoglycan D,D-transpeptidase FtsI family protein — protein sequence MIRYARRAAALCLVLLVALLVNAARVMVFEADSLDDNPANRRIAIDRYTEPRGEIVVDGKPVTSSRDSGQQLRWERTYPQGPLYAPVTGYSSQTYGTTLVEHAEDAVLAGTDPMLAPLPLWNDLTRGRQPGGDVVTTIRSSMQEAAYRGLDGKRGAVAAVEPSSGRVLALVSSPSYDPGVLSGTGREVEDAWRRLNTSPNQPMLNRALRQTYPPGSTFKIVTAAAALDAGVVRDVDAPTDTPDPFVLPGTRQVLPNEATGCADASLAAAIQWSCNTVMAGLGVKVGLAGMVDAVERFGFNDTGLRVPSWVAKSNFDRKMSPDQLALSSIGQFDTTATPLQMAMVASAVANNGEIARPYLVDRTTTSGGTTVDRTGRRSYRQAMNPSTAIQLQRLMVKAVEEGTGTNAAIPGARVGGKTGTAQHGFGNTGTPYAWFIAWAQAEDSAQPAVAVAVVVEDAEASRTDISGGGSAAPVAKAVMEEALRLEAEARR from the coding sequence GTGATCCGGTACGCCCGGCGGGCCGCCGCGCTCTGTCTGGTCCTCCTGGTGGCACTGCTCGTCAACGCCGCCCGTGTGATGGTCTTCGAGGCCGACTCGCTCGACGACAACCCGGCCAACCGGCGGATCGCCATCGACCGGTACACCGAGCCGCGCGGCGAGATCGTCGTCGACGGGAAGCCGGTGACGTCCTCCCGGGACAGCGGGCAGCAGCTGCGCTGGGAACGGACCTACCCCCAGGGCCCGTTGTACGCACCGGTGACCGGCTACTCCTCGCAGACGTACGGCACGACCCTCGTCGAGCACGCCGAGGACGCGGTCCTGGCCGGTACGGACCCGATGCTGGCGCCGCTGCCGCTCTGGAACGACCTCACCCGGGGCCGGCAGCCCGGCGGCGACGTGGTGACGACGATCCGGTCCTCGATGCAGGAGGCCGCCTACCGGGGTCTCGACGGGAAGCGGGGCGCGGTCGCCGCCGTCGAACCGTCCAGCGGGCGCGTCCTGGCGCTCGTCAGCTCCCCCTCGTACGACCCCGGCGTCCTGTCCGGCACCGGCCGGGAGGTCGAGGACGCCTGGCGACGGCTCAACACCTCGCCCAACCAGCCGATGCTGAACCGGGCGCTGCGGCAGACGTACCCGCCGGGCTCCACGTTCAAGATCGTGACGGCGGCGGCGGCCCTGGACGCGGGGGTGGTCCGCGACGTGGACGCGCCCACCGACACCCCGGACCCCTTCGTGCTGCCCGGCACCCGGCAGGTGCTGCCCAACGAGGCGACGGGCTGCGCCGACGCGTCGCTCGCCGCCGCGATCCAGTGGTCGTGCAACACGGTGATGGCCGGCCTCGGGGTGAAGGTGGGCCTCGCCGGGATGGTCGACGCGGTGGAGCGGTTCGGCTTCAACGACACCGGGCTCCGGGTGCCGTCCTGGGTGGCGAAGTCCAACTTCGACCGGAAGATGAGCCCGGACCAGCTGGCCCTCTCGTCGATCGGGCAGTTCGACACGACCGCGACGCCACTCCAGATGGCCATGGTGGCGTCGGCCGTCGCCAACAACGGCGAGATCGCCCGTCCGTACCTCGTCGACCGCACCACCACCTCCGGCGGCACGACCGTGGACCGGACGGGCCGCCGCAGCTACCGGCAGGCGATGAACCCCTCGACCGCGATCCAGCTCCAGCGGCTGATGGTGAAGGCGGTCGAGGAGGGCACGGGCACGAACGCGGCGATCCCCGGCGCCCGGGTCGGCGGCAAGACGGGCACCGCGCAGCACGGCTTCGGCAACACGGGGACCCCGTACGCCTGGTTCATCGCCTGGGCGCAGGCCGAGGACTCCGCCCAGCCGGCGGTCGCGGTCGCGGTGGTCGTGGAGGACGCGGAGGCCTCCCGTACGGACATCAGCGGGGGCGGCAGCGCGGCCCCCGTCGCCAAGGCGGTGATGGAGGAGGCGCTGCGGCTGGAGGCGGAGGCGCGGAGGTGA
- a CDS encoding TetR/AcrR family transcriptional regulator produces MTSPATPAYRRLSVEERRGQLLDAAQELFAHRSPEDVSLDDVAEAAGVSRPLVYRYFPGGKQQLYEAALRSSADALNRCFAEPPAGPPTERLGRVLDRYLAFVDGHDAGFSALLRGGSVAETSRTSAIVDEVRRAAAEQILVHLGAEKPGPRLGMLVRTWIAAVEAASLIWLDEDPRPPAGELRDWLVDHLVALLAATAAGDEETARVIGLLLAQETPEGPVARLARRVLPVVGGAAHLL; encoded by the coding sequence ATGACGAGCCCCGCCACCCCCGCGTACCGCCGGCTCAGCGTCGAGGAGCGGCGCGGGCAGCTCCTCGACGCCGCCCAGGAGCTCTTCGCGCACCGGTCGCCCGAGGACGTCTCGCTCGACGACGTGGCCGAGGCGGCGGGCGTCTCACGGCCGCTCGTCTACCGCTACTTCCCCGGCGGCAAGCAGCAGCTGTACGAAGCCGCCCTGCGTTCCTCCGCCGACGCCCTGAACCGCTGCTTCGCCGAACCGCCGGCCGGACCGCCCACCGAGCGGCTCGGCCGGGTGCTCGACCGCTACCTGGCCTTCGTCGACGGCCACGACGCCGGGTTCAGCGCCCTGCTGCGCGGCGGCAGCGTCGCCGAGACCTCCCGGACCAGCGCCATCGTCGACGAGGTGCGGCGGGCCGCCGCGGAGCAGATCCTCGTCCATCTGGGGGCGGAGAAGCCGGGCCCCCGGCTCGGCATGCTGGTCAGGACGTGGATCGCGGCCGTGGAGGCGGCCTCGCTGATCTGGCTCGACGAGGACCCCCGGCCACCGGCCGGGGAGCTGCGGGACTGGCTGGTGGACCATCTCGTCGCCCTGCTCGCGGCGACCGCGGCGGGCGACGAGGAGACGGCGCGGGTGATCGGGCTGCTCCTCGCCCAGGAGACCCCCGAGGGACCGGTCGCGCGGCTGGCCCGGCGGGTGCTGCCGGTGGTGGGCGGGGCGGCCCACCTGCTGTGA
- a CDS encoding FtsW/RodA/SpoVE family cell cycle protein encodes MTAPRPDAPPPGVRIPKRRGVELSLLVCAVLISVYGYAEVGLARSGAVPPDAARYGAGLGLLALLAHLAVRFRAPYADPLLLPIAVLLNGLGLVLIYRLDLETPNDQAAATQLVWSTLGVGLFIVVVLLLRDHRALQGYAYVSVAAALALMILPIFFPAVNGAKIWIRIGGLSFQPGEFAKILLAVFFAAYLAANRNALAYTGRRIWKFQFPTGRVLGPIVAIWLLSVGVLVLERDLGTSLLFFGIFVIMLYVATGRIGWIAVGLVLASAGAFLVGSLEPHVHSRVQDWLDPFASIRAGDGPGQLAQSLFAFAAGGMLGTGLGLGRSVLIGFAAKSDFILATAGEELGLSGLTALFLLYALLVARGYRAGLSLRDPFGRLLAIGLASIVALQVFVIAGGVMGLIPLTGMAMPFLAQGGSSVVTNWVIVALLIRVSDSARAPQPDDADTGTLAPVKEGAS; translated from the coding sequence ATGACCGCACCGCGCCCGGACGCTCCCCCGCCCGGGGTACGCATCCCGAAGCGCCGCGGCGTGGAACTCTCCCTCCTCGTCTGCGCCGTCCTCATCTCCGTCTACGGCTACGCCGAGGTCGGCCTCGCCCGCAGCGGAGCCGTACCGCCGGACGCGGCCCGCTACGGGGCCGGGCTCGGGCTGCTCGCGCTCCTCGCCCATCTCGCGGTCAGGTTCCGTGCCCCGTACGCCGATCCGCTGCTGCTGCCGATCGCGGTCCTGCTCAACGGCCTCGGTCTGGTGCTGATCTACCGCCTCGACCTGGAGACACCGAACGACCAGGCGGCGGCGACCCAGCTGGTCTGGTCGACGCTGGGGGTGGGCCTGTTCATCGTGGTCGTGCTGCTGCTCCGCGACCATCGGGCGCTCCAGGGGTACGCGTACGTGTCGGTGGCCGCCGCGCTCGCCCTGATGATCCTGCCGATCTTCTTCCCGGCGGTGAACGGCGCCAAGATCTGGATCCGGATCGGCGGTCTCTCCTTCCAGCCGGGCGAGTTCGCCAAGATCCTGCTCGCGGTCTTCTTCGCCGCCTACCTCGCCGCCAACCGCAACGCGCTCGCGTACACCGGCCGCCGGATCTGGAAGTTCCAGTTCCCGACCGGGCGGGTGCTCGGGCCGATCGTGGCGATCTGGCTGCTGAGCGTCGGGGTCCTCGTCCTCGAACGGGACCTGGGCACCTCGCTGCTCTTCTTCGGGATCTTCGTGATCATGCTGTACGTGGCCACCGGCCGCATCGGCTGGATCGCGGTCGGGCTCGTCCTCGCCTCCGCCGGGGCCTTCCTCGTCGGCTCCCTCGAACCCCATGTGCACAGCCGGGTGCAGGACTGGCTCGACCCCTTCGCCTCCATCCGGGCGGGCGACGGCCCCGGACAGCTCGCCCAGTCGCTGTTCGCCTTCGCGGCCGGGGGGATGCTCGGCACGGGGCTCGGTCTCGGCCGTTCCGTCCTCATCGGCTTCGCCGCCAAGTCCGACTTCATCCTCGCCACGGCCGGCGAGGAACTGGGCCTCTCCGGACTGACCGCGCTCTTCCTGCTGTACGCGCTGCTCGTCGCCCGCGGCTACCGCGCCGGCCTCTCGCTGCGCGACCCCTTCGGGCGGCTCCTCGCGATCGGGCTCGCCTCGATCGTGGCGCTCCAGGTCTTCGTGATCGCGGGCGGGGTGATGGGGCTGATCCCGCTGACCGGCATGGCGATGCCGTTCCTGGCCCAGGGCGGCTCGTCGGTGGTGACCAACTGGGTGATCGTGGCGCTCCTCATCCGCGTCAGCGACTCGGCCCGCGCGCCCCAGCCCGACGACGCCGACACCGGGACGCTCGCGCCCGTGAAGGAGGGTGCCTCGTGA